In Helianthus annuus cultivar XRQ/B chromosome 9, HanXRQr2.0-SUNRISE, whole genome shotgun sequence, the following are encoded in one genomic region:
- the LOC110876842 gene encoding uncharacterized protein LOC110876842: MNYSSSFYWLLKTVGSSSLSFGNVFHGPSIGMLKQYHNIPCPNIEDESEAEPFSLIMTDKVRRNLVFDRWRNSIFDRKELGPGMVLFKNYLTHMGQVDIVNICQKWAMGPGGFYRPSNRSGAKLRLHMMCFGRLWDPVTKYEKSYRSDGSAPPPLPYEFISLAENAIEDAQLHMKLLPSMLPDICVANFYSYGDRLGLHQDCDEHVGGLDSGLPVVSVSIGYSAEFLYGHTRDENKLEKVLLESGDVLIFGGKSRRIFHGVRRILTPLAYSQSYSPGYSQVIKETGLRLGRLNLTLKQF, encoded by the exons ATGAATTATTCGAGCAGCTTTTACTGGTTATTGAAAACCGTGGGATCTTCATCTCTGTCTTTTGGG AATGTATTTCATGGCCCTTCAATTGgaatgttgaagcagtatcacaACATTCCTTGTCCCAACATTGAGGATGAAAGTGAAGCAGAACCATTTAGTTTAATCATGACAGACAAGGTGAGAAGAAATTTAGTGTTTGATAGGTGGAGAAATTCTATATTTGATCGTAAAGAACTTGGACCTGGAATGGTGCTCTTCAAGAATTACCTCACCCACATGGGCCAG GTTGATATAGTGAATATATGTCAAAAGTGGGCTATGGGTCCGGGGGGTTTTTACCGGCCTAGTAACCGAAGTGGAGCTAAACTTCGATTGCATATGATGTGTTTTGGTCGACTGTGGGATCCAGTAACAAAGTATGAGAAAAGTTACAGAAGTGATGGTTCTGCACCACCACCGCTTCCATATGAATTTATTTCATTAGCTGAAAACGCAATTGAAGATGCCCAACTCCATATGAAGTTACTTCCTTCAATGCTCCCAGATATTTGTGTAGCCAATTTCTATTCATACGGTGATCGACTCGGCCTTCACCAG GATTGCGATGAGCATGTTGGTGGTCTAGATAGTGGATTGCCTGTAGTTTCCGTCTCCATTGGCTACTCTGCTGAATTCTTGTATGGTCATACTAGAGATGAAAacaagttagaaaaggttttgtTGGAGTCTGGTGATGTATTGATATTCGGTGGAAAGTCTAGACGTATTTTTCACGGGGTGAGGAGAATCTTGACACCTTTAGCTTATTCGCAAAGTTATTCGCCAGGTTATTCGCAGGTAATCAAAGAAACCGGGCTTAGATTAGGCCGTCTAAATCTTACTTTAAAACAATTTTGA